In Chlorobiota bacterium, the sequence TGCTTGGTGCCGATGTCTGGGGTGCGAAACTTCTCTCCTTGCTTTGTTGCCTTGCTGCGTTTGCCGTGTTGGTGCGGCTTGTTCGCGCAGTGGTGGGGGGCGTTTCCGCCGCCGCAATCGCCGCGCTGTATGCCGTCGAGATGCTGACGTTTTTTGGGGTGATGATGTACGAGTCAGGGCTGATTGTTCTGCTGGTCTCCCTGTCGCTCCTCTGCTCCTTGCGGATTGCCGAAACCTTGCGGCGCGGCGGGGACCCGGGGCTGCGCGGGTGGTTGGTGCTTGCGGCGGTTTGGGGTGCGATCCCCCTAACCCGCCCCGATTCCACCGCGTTGGTGGTGCTGCAGGCCGGCGCGTTGTGGTGGTTTGCCGGGGGGCGTTCGCGCCACGTGTTGGTGCGGCTGGCTTCGGTTGGGGTGATTGCTGCAATTCCTGCCGCCTGCTACTTCGGCTATTCCTATCTGACCGTTGGGGCGTTCTCGGTTAGCAGTGTGTGCCGTGCGTTCGCGCTGCAAGAATCGGCGCAACGGCTTGGCCCAATCGCCTACTCGAAACCGGCGCTGGGATACTTGGGGGGGATTCTGTACATGATCCTTCCGGCTGCGTTCGGCTTCGATCTGCTGCGCCGCAACGGGGCGCGGTGGTTGGGGTGGTGCGCCGCCGCCAGCGTGATCGCCTACGCATTCTTGCTGGTGTTCGTCTCCCCTGTCACCAACGATCTTGCTCGATATTTTCTGCCGACTGCCCCACTGCTGGTGGTTGGCGTGGCAAAAACCTTCAGCATCTGGGAACAGAAAGCGAAGGAAGAGGGGGAGGGAAGGGGGTGGAGCATTGCGTTGCTGGCAATCGGCCTAATCTTCCTGCTGAAACCGATTGGGGGAATCGTGGGGGAGGCGTTGGAGCAGCGCACGCGGGGCTACAGCTTCGATGAAATTGTGGAGAAGGAGGCGGCCCAGAAGATCAACGCGATTGCGCCGCCCGGGGGAACGGTGCTGGCGTACGAGGTCCAGGATCGCTACTACCTTCGCCCGGACCTTCGGCTGCTTAGCCTTGATGGAATCACCGATGGGAAGGTGGCCCCATATTTAGCCAGCGGCGACATGGTGGCGTTCCTGAAAAAGTACCGCCCAGGCTACTACTTGGCGAACGATGCAGTGGAGTATCGTCCCTATCTTCGCAAAGGATTGCTGAACCGCGTGGTGACGGCGTTCCAGGCCGACACCACTTTGCGGCAATTCACTTCCGATGGAATGACGTTTTCGCTGGTGGAACGGCGCGCCCGCCCGATGCCGAAAGGCTTTGCCGGCTGGCGTGCACTGTTTACCATTCAATACCACAATTAAACGGGCCAACGGGGGCGAATAATTGCATGGCCGTTCCCCGTTGCATAGTTTGGCGGCATTCTTTGGCTGGCAACCGGCTTGCGGTTCTTCATGGTGTTTCGGTGGTGATATGGCAACGGAATCGCTTTCACGAATACTGTGGATTGGAACAATCGTTCTTTTCCTGTTCTACTTGCTGATCGGTGGGCTTCCGTTCAGCGCCCCGGTTGTTGCCAATATTGTTCTGGCTCCGGTTGATATCAGCGACCAGTATCAGCTTTGGCGGCTTCTAAGCTATCCGTTAGGGCCGTCGTTCATTGGCTTGCTTCTTGCCGGAATCGCCTTCGGTGCGCCGGGGGAGGAGGTGGAGAGCATCCTGGGGAAACGGAGCTTTGGGGTTGCGTTGCTTTGGCTAACGTTGGCAATTGGCGTGCTTCATGTTTTGGGGAATTGGGGGGAAAGTGCCTATGCCCTTTCTGGTTTGGAGCATCTGGCGTTGTTCACCATTGTGGGGTTTGTCTATCTGTTCCCGCAAAGCAGCGTTCGGATATTTTTCATCAACATCCCAAGCTGGTTTGTGCTGACGTTTGCTTGCGGGTTGGTGCTAATCCAAACGGTGGATGCGGTGGTGGAAGGGGGGCACGGGGCCGGGGCATTGTTTACCGAAGGGGTGGTGACGTTGGTGGCAAGTGCCGGATTCTTCCATGCGCGATTCCAGAAATACCGCTTCCTGTTGGGGGCGATTCGGACCTTCGAGCGGGTGGCATTCCGCCCGCAGCATAGCGGTGGCAACGTGCGCGCCGCTGGGGGGGCAATGCAGCCAATGCCGATGCGCCACGTGGCTTCGCGGGCTTTTGCCGGACGCTTGCAACCGCAGCATCCGGTCCGCCGCCAGGAGCTAAGCGATGAGGAACGGCTGAACCAAATCCTTGACCAGATCAGCGAAACAGGCTACGATTCCCTAAGTCCCGACGAGCAGCGATTCCTTCGGGAATACTCACAACGCTTGTAATCTTTCCCGATCATACATCCGAACATCTTCCATGACAGCAGCAGAACGACTTGAGCAACTGAAGCAGGCGTTGCTACCGCTTCTTGCCGAACATTTTGGCGAGGAGAGTTTCCAGACCGCGGAGCACCGCAACGAGCTTTCCATCGCCATCCCACGCGAGCAGCTGACGGAGCTGATGGGATTCCTGCGCGACACCGAATCGCTTCGGTTCAACCAACTGCGCGACATCAACGCCGTGGATTGGAATCGCCGCAAGGACCGCTTCGAACTGATCTACAACCTGTACTCACTTCCCAACAGTTGGCGGCTGCGGGTGAAATGCTTCACCGACGAAAAACGCCCCCACGTTGATTCCATCTGCGGCCTGTACACCGCCGCAAACTGGTACGAGCGGGAAACCTACGACATGCACGGCATTATCTTCGACGGCCATCCGGACCTTCGCCGGATGTATATGCCCGAAGACTACGTGGACCCCGAAACCGGCGAACCGATCTATCCGCTTCGCAAAGATTACCCGGTGATGGGTGTCCCGGGCGCATTGCCGCTTCCCGACAGAAACCCAGTGGTGTAAAAAAACAACGGCCCTTGACCAACCAATTCCCTGACAACCATGAATATCGGATCAACAGCAACGCTGGAGCGCGTCACCGACCTTCGCCAGCGGAAAATC encodes:
- a CDS encoding glycosyltransferase family 39 protein, which produces MIPQLVWWVGAGVIVAAGLLLFGTFWGDSTIYLPYARSIAHGDFFSYNPGEFSSGSTSPLWAALLSIPYLLGADVWGAKLLSLLCCLAAFAVLVRLVRAVVGGVSAAAIAALYAVEMLTFFGVMMYESGLIVLLVSLSLLCSLRIAETLRRGGDPGLRGWLVLAAVWGAIPLTRPDSTALVVLQAGALWWFAGGRSRHVLVRLASVGVIAAIPAACYFGYSYLTVGAFSVSSVCRAFALQESAQRLGPIAYSKPALGYLGGILYMILPAAFGFDLLRRNGARWLGWCAAASVIAYAFLLVFVSPVTNDLARYFLPTAPLLVVGVAKTFSIWEQKAKEEGEGRGWSIALLAIGLIFLLKPIGGIVGEALEQRTRGYSFDEIVEKEAAQKINAIAPPGGTVLAYEVQDRYYLRPDLRLLSLDGITDGKVAPYLASGDMVAFLKKYRPGYYLANDAVEYRPYLRKGLLNRVVTAFQADTTLRQFTSDGMTFSLVERRARPMPKGFAGWRALFTIQYHN
- a CDS encoding NADH-quinone oxidoreductase subunit C encodes the protein MTAAERLEQLKQALLPLLAEHFGEESFQTAEHRNELSIAIPREQLTELMGFLRDTESLRFNQLRDINAVDWNRRKDRFELIYNLYSLPNSWRLRVKCFTDEKRPHVDSICGLYTAANWYERETYDMHGIIFDGHPDLRRMYMPEDYVDPETGEPIYPLRKDYPVMGVPGALPLPDRNPVV